The stretch of DNA ATCAGGTGGACCTCACCGCCGATCCGGTCCTCTCCGCGCTCCATGACGAGCTCCGGGGCTATCCCGCTCCGGAGGGCCCCGCGCACGGCAAGGGCCGGGAGTCCGAGCCGGTGGGCGTCGTGGTGCCCCTGCGCTTGGAGACGGCCGTGGGGGTCCTCTCGTTCTTCAGCACCATCACCGTCTTTGGCACCCCCATCGACATCACCCTCTCCGAGCTCGCGATCGAGTCCTTCTTCCCCGCGGACCCCGCGACCGCCGAGGCCTTGCGAAGGCTCTCCGAGATGGCTGCTCCCCCGGCCGCCTGAGCTTGGCGGGGTGAGGTGCGTGGAGGCAGCCTGGCGGAGGGGAGCTGCCCTGCCTGGGACGGCGCGCAGCGTCTGGCGGCCATGAGAGGCTTGGGTTAGAGGCGCATGACTCTATGGCATCTCCCACAGGCCCTTCCCATCCGCTGTCCGTCTTCCGCCACCGCGACTTCCGGCTCTACCAGCTGGCGCGGCTGTGCGCGGTGCTGGCCGTCCAGATCGAATCGGTGGCCATCGGCTGGCAAGTCTACGAGATGACCGGGAGCGCGCTGGCGCTGGGCTACACGGGCCTGGCGCAGTTCGTGCCCTTCTTCGCCTTCGCCCTCATTGGCGGCCAGCTGGCGGACCGGGTGGATCGCCGCGCCATCCTGGTGGTGTGCCAGGCCGTCATGCTGGTGTGCAGCCTGCTGCTTCTGGTCTTCTCGCTGGGCCACATCCAGGACGTGCGCTTCGTCTATGGGGTGCTGATGCTCTTCGGCACCGCGCGGGCCTTCTACGCGCCTGCCGGTTCGGCGCTCACCCCCCGCCTGGTGCCCGCCGAGGACCTCACGCGCGCCGTGGCCATCAACTCCACCAGCTGGCAGGTGGCCACCATCGCCGGCCCCGCGGTGGGCGGGCTCCTCTATGGCTGGGCGGGGGCCGAGGGCGCATACATCGGCTCCGCGTCACTGTGCGCGCTCAGCGTGCTGTGGACGGTGTCCTTGAAGGTGAGGACGGGGCGGTCCTCCAACTCCTCGTTCTCCGTGGAGTCGGTCCTGGCGGGGTTCCGCTTCCTGCGCCGCCAGCGGGTGCTCCTGGGCAGCATCACCCTCGACTTGTTCGCGGTGCTGTTCGGCGGCGCGGTGGCGCTCCTGCCCATCTACGCGCGGGACGTGCTGCACACCGGGCCCTGGGGCATGGGCCTGCTGCGCAGCGCGCCGGCCCTGGGCGCCGCCGCGGTGGCCGTGGTGCTCGCCTCCCGCCCCCTGGGCCGCCGGGCCGGGTGGAAGATGTTCATCTCGGTGGGCATCTTCGGCCTGGCGACGCTCGCCTTCGGGCTCAGCCGCTGGCTGCCCCTGTCCGTCGTGGCCCTGGTGGTGGCGGGGGCGGCGGACATGGTGAGCGTGGTGGTGCGCGGCACGCTGGAGATGGTGGCCACGCCGGATGAGATGCGTGGCCGCGTGGGCGCGGTGAACATGATGTGCGTGGGCGCCTCCAACGAGTTGGGAGAGTTCCGCGCGGGCGCCTTCGCCGAACACCTGGGGCCCGTGGCGGCGGTGGTGTCCGGGGCGCTGGGAACGCTGGTGGTGGTGGCGCTCTGGGCCACGGCCTTTCCCGAGCTGCGGCGGGTGGATGATCTGGAGCAGGCCGCCCGCGAGCCCCTTCCCGGGGAGGAGCCCCCGGCGGCCGCTTCCGCGCACTGAGCCCGGGGGTCAGCGGTTCTTCGGAGGCTCTTCCCGCGTCAGCCGCAGCCGGATGTCCGCGAAGTGGTAGGGCGCCCAGGGGCCGGTGAACTGGAACGTCAGCATCGCGTGGTTCGCGGCGAGCGACTTGACCCGCGCGTCGAAGGCGGCCTCGCGCTCGCGGGCCACGAGGAAGACGGCGTTGAGCATCATCCGCTCGCCCACGGGGCTCACCACCCGGGCCGCCGCGGCCACGGGCCGCAGGGCATCCACCAGCGCCTCGCCCTCCCGCCGCGCCCGCTCCTGAAGTGCTCCCTCCAGCTTGCGCGCGTACTCCAGGTGGCCGGGACTGCCCGGAGGCTGGAGCGCCAGGCGCCCCAGCTCCGCGTCCGCCAGCTCCAGCTCGCGGGCCACCCGGTCCTGGTCCCAGAGCACCTTGAGCCCCAGCTCGACATGCCCCTCCAGCCGCGTCAGCACGCCGCTGAAGGCGTCATGCGCCGCGCGCAGCAGCGCCGTGACGTCCTCGGGGGAGGGGAAGGTGAGGCCAAAGGCCGTGGGCAGCAGCGTGTGCTCGCGCAGCACCGCCTCCTGGACCCGGTGGTGCGTCAGCACGTTGTCGCGCGTCGGGTCCGGCACCCCCAGGGGGCCCTTCGAGACGACGGCGCCCAGCCCCCGGTACACGAGGGTGCTCACCTCGGCGGGGGGCACGCCCAGCCCGATGGGGCCAAAGCGCAGCGCTTCCTCCGTGCGCAGCACGCCATAGACATAGACGCCGTGCGCCGGGATGAGCCCTTCGGACGCGGGAAGCGCGGCGCGAAGGGGCTCAGGCTCGGCAACGGGGCGGGGAGGCTCGACGGCCGGGGGCGGCTGGCGCTTCGCCGGACGCTTGGCGGTTCGGGAACTTCCTTTCCGGACGGGGGGCCGGGCCATGTCTCACCGAGCCGGAAGCGTCTTGCGCCCTGCCAGCATCCGCTTCACTTCCTCCACCAGGGCATCGGGCAGACAGGGCTTGATGACGAAGGAGTCGCACCCGGCGTCCTGGGCACCTCCGGGCTGGCCCGTCAGCGCGTGGCCCGTCAGCGCCACCACGGGGATGGTCTTCGTGCGCTCGTCGCTCTTGAGCCGGCGCGTGGCCTCCCAGCCGTCGATGACGGGCAGGGACAGGTCCATCAAGATGACGTCCGGCAGCAGCTCGAAGGCCTTGTCCAGCGCCTCGGCGCCATTCTTCGCCTCGGCCACCCGGAAGCCGGAGAACTCCAGGTACTCCGCATACATCTCGCGTGCATCCTGGTAGTCGTCGACGACCAGGACGAGCGGCTTGAGGCCTTCGCCAGGGGGATTACTCATGTGCGCCTCGTGCGCCGGGGTAGGTGCAGTGTGAAGGTGGAGCCCTGGCCCAATGCGCTTTGAACGGTGATGCGTCCTCCCAGCATCGCCGCCAGGCGACGGCAGATGGACAGGCCCAGGCCTGTGCCGCCATACGCGCGCGTGGGGGAGCTGTCCACCTGCTGGAAGTCCTCGAAGATTTTCTCCTGGTGTTCCGGCGCGATGCCGATGCCGGTGTCCTTCACGGAGATGAGCACCAGTGACAGCGGCGCCTGGTACTCGGCCGTCACCTGGATGGAGCCCTCGTGGGTGAACTTGAGCGCGTTGGACAGGAGGTTGAGGACGATCTGCTTCACCTTCTGCCGGTCGCTGTGCACCTCCGGGAGCTTGGAGGGCAGGGCGGTGTCCACCCCGAGCTTCGTGCGCGCGATGATGGGATCCAACTCCGCCATCACCTCCTGAAGGAGCTCCGGCATCTCGAAGTCCGACAGGTTGAGCGGCATCCGGCCCGCTTCGATGCGGGTGATGTCGAGAATCTCGTTGATGACCTGGAGCAGGTGCCGCCCGTTGGAGTCGATGCGCTGCAGGTTGCGCTTCTGCGTGGGCATCATCTCCCCGGACACCCCCTGGAGCAGCATGTTGGTGTAGCCGAGGATGGCGTTGAGCGGGGTGCGGAACTCGTGGGACATGTTGGCCAGGAACTGGGACTTGGCCGCGCTGGCCTGCTCAAGCTGGAGCGCCTGCCGGCGCAGCTTCTCGTTCTGCTCGGCCAGCTCCGCGGTGGCCGTGTGGACCTTGGCCTCCAGCTCGCTGGAGGCCGTCTTGAGCTGCTCCAGCAGCCGCGCCTTCTCGCGCGTCTCGGTCCGGTCGTTGAGCAGGGTGACGATGGAGGCCGTCTCCCCCTGATCCGTGAGGACCTTGCTGGCCACGGCCTCCATGGGCAGGGGCGCTCCTGTGGAGGGCTCCACCAGCTGAAGCTCGCCGCGCCAGCGCCGGGCGCCCCCCTGGGACAGCAGGTGGGAGAGGAACGAGGAGAAGTGCGCGTCGTTGGTGCGCACGCGGCGCCGGGCCGCCTCGCCGCTGTCGGCGGGGGTGGAGAAGAGCCGCTCGGCCGGATCATTCATCAGCACCATGCTCCCGGACGGATCCGTGAGGATGATGGGGTTGGGCACCGAGTCGAGGATGAGATCCAGGCGCAGCCGCTCCGAGCGGGCCTCCTGCTCCGAGGCCCGCAGCCGCCGGTAGCTCTCGCCGAGCGCCTGGGTGGCGCGGCCCAGGTCCGTCACGTTGCGCAGCACGCTCATCACCCCCTGCACGCCATCGGCCTCGCGCATGGGGGTGGTGACCAGCTCGAAGAGCAGGTCCGTGCCCTGCTGCGGGTCCACGAGGGACAGCTCGCGCCGGCGCACGGTGGAGGCCCCCCCGGTGGCGGCGCTGGCCAGCGCGGTGGTGAACAGGTGCTGGTTGAGCTCCACCGCCCGGCGGTGGCCCTCGCTGGCGCCCGCCTCCGCCACCAGCAGCTCGCGGGCCCGCGCGTTGGCGACGCGCAGGTGCCCCGCCTCGGTGGTGAACAGCAGCGGGTCGGTGACCGCGTCCAGCAGGCGCATCAGGATGACCTGGTCCGCGGAGGCGGCCGGCGTTCCTGCGGGTGACGGCTCCTCGGGCAGGGGGCTGGAGGGCATCAGGGGCGCGGGGGAGGACACGGCGCTACGCTCCGGTCCCCGTCATGCCGGGAGGCGGCGCGGGCGGCTCCAGGTGGGTGTCCACGGCCTCGACGGTGATGTGGAGCGTATCCGGGCCGGACAGGGGGCCTGTCCGCGGCGCGTTCGGGCGCACGTCGAACCGGATGCCCTGATCCAGGACACGGTCAAGGATGTCGACGAGGCTGGTGATTCCGGGGTTTCGTGCGACAGGCATCCGGGACTCCCGCGGGAGGTGGCCCGCGCTCCTTTCATAGCGCGTCATAGCGCGCCCGGCCCGGGGGACCCCACGGTTTTGGCAAAGGTCCGCAAATGGCCAACACCTGAGAGTCCACTCTGTTGCCTCGCACACACCGGCCCCAGGCCGGGGCCCGCAGCGAGCAGCCAGGGAGGCAGGCCCCGGCACGCGCCTTACCGGCCTCCGGGAGCATCCCTAGCCTTGGGGCATGAAGGAAGAGCGAATCAACCCCTCTCTCTGGACAACGACCGCGCACGGCAGACGCTTCCCGGTGTTGCCCGGAGACGTGACGGTCGACGTGGTGGTCATCGGAGGCGGCATCGCCGGCCTCACCACCGCCTGGTTGTTGAAGAAGGCGGGAAAGAAGGTGGCCGTCCTGGAGATGAACCGGATTCTCACCGGCCAGACGGGACAGACCACCGCTCACCTCACGGAGCTGCTCGACACCCCGTATGACACGCTGCGCTCGGACTTTGGCGAGCGGGGCGCGCGCATGGCCGCCGCCTCCAGCCGGGCTTCCATCGAGCAGATCGCCTCGATCGTGAAGGAGCTGAACATCGACTGCGGCTTCCAGCGGCTGCCCCTGTACCGCTACGCGGAGACCGACGCGCAGCTGCGCGAGCTGGAGAAGGAAATCACCGCGGCGCAGGAGGCGGGGCTGATGGTCCGCTTCACCCGCGACACGCCGCTGCCCCTGCCCGTGAAGGGGGCGCTGCGGCTGGAGGACCAGGCGCAGTTCCACCCGCGCCAGTACCTGCTGGCGCTCGCCGAGCGCATCGAGGGGGATGGCTGCTACATCTTCGAGGACACGCGCGTGGTGGACGTGCAGGACGGCACGCCGTGCCGCGCCGTCACGGACCGGGGCACCGTCACGGCCGGGGACGTGGTGGAGGCGACCCACAGCCCGCTCAACCGCGTCTTTATGCAGACGAAGGTCTACCCGTACCGCAGCTATGCGGTGGCCGGTCCGCTGGAAGGGCCCCTGGAGCAGTGCCTCTATTACGACAGCCAGGACCCCTACCACTACATCCGCACCCAGCGCGTGGACGGGGTGAACTACGTCATCGTGGGCGGTGAGGACCACAAGGTGGGGACGGAGGAGGACACGGAGCAGCACTTCGCGGCCCTGGAGGCCTACACGCTGCGGTGTCTGCCCGTCTCGAAGCTCACCCACCGCTGGTCCGGCCAGGTCATCGAACCGGCGGACGGCCTGGCGTACATCGGCCGCAACAGCGCCTCGCACCACACCTGGGTGGCCACGGGCTTCTCGGGCACGGGGATGACGTGGGGCACCCTGGCGGGAATGATTATTTCGGACCTCATCCTCGGCCGGCAGAACCCGTACGCCGCGCTGTATGACGCCACGCGCGTGAAGGTGCGAGCGGGCGCCAAGGACTTCATCCAGGAGAACGCCGAGGTGGCCTTCCGGTTCGTCGCCGACCGGCTCTCCCGGCCGGACGGGCACGCGCTGTCCGAGGTCGCCCCGGGCGAGGGAAAGATTCTGGAAGTGTCCGGGCAGAAGGTCGCCGTCTACCGCGAGGAGGGTGGCGCCTGCCACGCCGTGTCCCCAGTGTGTACGCACCTGGGTTGCCACGTGCACTGGAACAACGCGGAGCGCTCCTGGGATTGCCCCTGCCATGGCGCCCGCTTCAGCCCCACCGGCAAGGTCCTCAATGGGCCCGCCGTGAAGGATCTCGCATCGAAGAAGCTCCCACCCGAGGCCAGCACATCATCAGATGGAGAGACACCATGAACGCCATTGAACTGCTCGAGGACCAGCACGAAGAGGTGAAGAAGCTGTTCAAGAAGTACGAGGGCCTCAAGGAGGGCGCGGACGCGGAGCGCCAGGAGCTCTTCGAGAAGATCGCCGACCGGCTGTCGGCCCATGCCACCATCGAGGAGCTGTACTTCTATCCCTCGGTCAAGGCAGCCCGCACGGAGGACAAGCTGTATGAGGCGGTGGAGGAGCACCTGGCCGCCAAGCGCATCATCGCGGACCTGCTCCAGATGGAGCCGGACAGCGAGTACTTCGACGCGAAGATGAAGGTGCTCCAGGAGAGCATCGAGCACCACGTGGAGGAGGAGGAGGAAGACCTCTTCCCGAAGGTGCGCAAGCTCCTGAACGAGGAGCAGCTCCTGGTGCTCGGCATCCAGATGAAGGAGGAGTTCGACGAGCTGATGGAGGCCGAGCCCCGCTACGAGACGCCGATGCAGACGGACGCGGCGGCGCCCCTCTAAGCGGACACGTGCAGTCCTCGCGCGCGGGTGGCACCATGGTTCTTCATGGCTGCCACTTCGCGCGCTGCGGCGTCCTTGCCCGAGTCCTTCACGGTGTCCGCCCGCCGGGCCCTGGCCCGCGCGGACCCCACGCTGGGCGCCCTGATGCGGAAGGTGGGCCCCTTCCGGCTCCAGCTCAAGCCGCTGTTGAGCCCCTTCGAGGCCCTGGCCGAGTCCATCGTCTACCAGCAGCTCCACGGCCGCGCGGCCGCCGCCATCTTCGCCCGGTTGTGCGAGCGGGTGGGCAGCGGCGTGGGCCTCACGCCCGAGGCGCTCCTGGCCACCTCCGATGAAGCCCTGCGCGCCGCGGGGCTGTCGGGCGCCAAGGCGGCGGCCTTGAAGGATCTGGCGGAGAAGACCCGGGCGGGCACGGTGCCCTCGCTGGCCCAGGTGCGGCGGCTGAGCGACGAGACGCTCATCGAGCGGTTCACCGAGGTGCGCGGCATCGGCCAGTGGACGGTGGAGATGCTGCTCATCTTCCGGCTCGGCCGGCCGGACGTGCTGCCGGTGGACGACTACGCCATCCGCAAGGCGTTCATGCTGCTCCAGGGGCTGGAGGCCTCGCCCCGGCCGAAGGAGCTGCTGGCCCATGGCGAGCGGTGGCGGCCCTGGCGCAGCGTGGCGAGCTGGTACCTGTGGCGCTCGCTGGAGCTGCCCGAGGTGCAAGAGGCCGCGCGCTGGGCGAAGAAGGACTGAGCCAGACGCTCCCCCGGCGTTAGGCCGGGCCCGGGGCCGGCCGTGAGGCCCGCAGTCCCCGGAGCGGCAGCAAGAGGAAGAGGAACGTTACGGAGAGGACCGTGCCCAGGAGAAACGCCTGGGCGTAGCTCCAGTGCGCCTCGCCCACGAGCAAGCCGCCGATGGGGCCTCCGGGGGCCTTGCCCAGCACCTCGAGGCTGGCGAACAGCGTGTAGTGGGTGGCGCCGATGCGCGGATCCGTCTGCGACATCATGAAGGCGAACATCACCGTGGTGAGCGCCCCGCCGAAGAACTCCTCGGCCATGGTGACGCCGATGATGCTCGCATCGGACACCCCGAACTGGGCCAGCCACCACCGGCCCGCGAGCGGGAGGATGCGCAAGCTGGCCGTCAGCGTGAGGGCGCCCAGCAGTGGCATCCGCGTGGCGAGCAGCCCCCCGGCGGTGGAGCCCAGCAGCGAGGCGGCCATGCCCCACGTGCCCACCCAGAGGCCAATCTGCGCGGGGGAGATGCCCTCCTGGACCAGGAAGACCTTGTAGAGCACGTCCGAGAGGGACTCGCCGAACTTGTAGGTGGCGATGAAGAGCAGCACCCAGCCGGTGCCCGGCAGCAGGAACACCTGCCGGAGCCGGGAGAGCACCTCGCGCCACGTGGTCCGCTCGCCGGAGTGCTCCCGGGGGGCGGGCTCTCGGGCGAAGGCCGTCACCCCGAAGACGATGAGGCTGAGCGCTGCCATGGAGAGGAACAGGCCCCGCCAGCCGATGGACTGGCTGGCCCAGACGAGCAGCCCGCCACCGGTGAGCATCCCCAGCTTGTAGCCCACCACCTGCGCGGCGTTGCCCAGGCCCATCTCCTCGGGCCGCAGCGAGTCCACCGCGAAGCCATCCACTGCGATGTCCTGCGTGGCGGCCAGCAGGTTCATCACGAAGATGAGGCCCAGCAGGGCGGGCAGGCCCGTCTCGACGGGGACGAAGGCCGCCAGGGCACACGTGGCGGCCAGGGCCGCCTGGAGGGGCAGGATCCACGACTTGCGCCGGCCGATGCGCGCGGAGCCATAGCGGTCCACGAGTGGGGCCCAGAGCGCCTTGAACATCCAGGGCAGGGACAGGAGCCCCAGAAAGCCAATGGCGGTGACCGACACGCCCTGCGTCCGCAGGTAGACGGGCAGGGCGGTGGCCTGGAACCCGAAGGGCATGCCCTGCACGAAGTAGAGCGCGCCCAGCAGGCCCAGCTTGGACGGAAAGCGCTTCACGGCGCGGAGGATGCCCGCGCGTGCTTCATCACCAGCGCCTCCAGCCGGTTGAGCGCCTTGTCCAGCACCTCCATCGAGGGGCCGAAGGACAGGCGCACGTAGGTGCGGAAGCGCGAGGCGCGGGCGCGGCGCTTGCCGGGGTTCACGTCGAAGAACTCGCCCGGCACGCAGATGATCTTCTCGTCCAGGGCGGCCCGGAAGAAGCCCATCCCATCATTGAGGGGAGGGGGCAGCCCCGCCACGTTGCCCCAGACGTAGAACGTCCCATCCGGCGGCCGGTCCGTGCGGATGCCCAGGCGCTCCAGCCGGGAGTGGAACCGGTCCCGCTTCTCGCGGAAGACGGCGTTGATGGCCATCGTCTCGGCCACCACGGGCCCTTCCTCCAGCAGGGGCAGGGCGGCGCGCTGCAGCGGGCGGCTGCCGCCCCCATCCAGGAAGCTGCCCGCGCTGGAGACCGCCTCGATGACCTGGCGGGGCGCGAGGGTCCACGTCATCCGCCAGCCCGGGTAGCGCCAGTTCTTCGTGAAGCCGTCGAAGAGCACCACCGGGTCCCGGTTCACGTCCTCCACGTAGCGCGCGGCGCTCTCGGCGGGCAGGTGCCCGGGGCGCCCCGTCCACACGTAGTGGGAGTAGAACTCGTCGATGAGCAGGGCGCACTCCTGTTCTCGCGCCACGCCCACCCAGCGCGCCAGCTCCTCGCCGTGCACCAGCTTGCCCGTGGGGTTGCAGGGGTTGGAGAAGAGCAGGGCGGACAGGCCGCGCCCCTGCACCTCGCGCCGCAGGTCCTCGTGGGTGAAGGCGTAGCCGCGCTCGCCCTCCAGGAGGATGGGGATGGAGGTGAACGCCTTGAAGACGTCCAGCAGCTCCTCGTAAGCGGTGTAGTCCGGCAGGAAGTGGCCCAGGTTCACCGCCCCCAGGCTGGCCGCGGCGCGGGTGAGGGCCGCGCGGCCGCCTCCGGACAGGCACACGTTCTCCGCGCTGTACTGGCTGGGCATGCCGCGCCGGTAGAGCCGGTTGTACAGGCTGGCGACGGCCTCGCGGACCTCCCACAGCCCCGCCACCGGCGCGTACTCCAGGTCGCCCACGTCCACGGAGACCTGGTCCACCCGGGGCGGGGCCCCGGGCAGCTCGCCGGTCTCGGGCTGGCCCTGCCCCAGGTTGCACCACTCGGAGTCTCCGGGGCGGTAGCCGCGGCGGCTCGCCTCGGTGGTGACATAGATGACGCCCGTGCGCGGCACGGTGCGGAACGCGGGAATGGGTGTTTCTTCGCTCACACCGCGCACGCTACCGGAGGATGGGCCCGGGCGCCCGTCTTCCGTTACTCGCCCAGCGTGGCGCGCAGGAACCAGGTGTGCTTCTCGAACTCGGTGATGGCGCCCGTCAGCAGGTCCACCGTGTCCGTGTCCTGGTGCTGCTCGCCCAGCTTGCGGCTCTCGCGCAGCCCGGCCAGGTACACGTCGAACCGTTCGGCCAGCAACTTCACATGGTCCAGGTCCTTCACCGTCTCCTGCTGGTACTCGGGGATGCGGCTGGCCTTCGCCACGTGCCGGCTGGTGCCGTAGGCCCGGCCGCCCAGCGTCACCGCGCGCTCGGCGATGGCGTCATTGTGGTTCGACAGGCTCACCGCGAAGGTCTCGAACAGCGGGTGCAGCGCGGCGAACTGGGGACCCTTGATGTTCCAGTGGGCCACCTTGATCTGGCTGTGCAGGTCCAATCCGTCCGCCAGGCGTTCGTTGAGCGAAGCGGCCAGGGGAGCGCGGACCTGCTCGGAGAGGGGGCTGGGGCTGCGGTACATGGTTTCGTCCTTTCGTGGGGCAGGAAGGGCTGCGTCCTGAATGCAAGGTTGGATGCGCGAGGCCCAAAAACAGAGCGCCCCCAGGTGCATTCACCTGGAGGCGCTCTTGAACAGCCCGGCTCAGCGGGGCTTATGACTCCAGGCCCACCGCTGCGGCATGGATGACCGAGGCGATACGGACCGCGTCGTGCACCTGGTCCTCCGAGAGGCCGCCTTCGATGACGACCTTCTCGTGGGACTGCACGCACATCTCGCAGCCGTTGATGGCGCTGACGGCCAGGCAGACCAGCTCGAAGTCCACCTTGTTCGTCAGAACCTGCGCCAGACGGTTCATCCGCAGCCCCGGGCGCTTGGTCGAGTAGGACTCCTTCCCGATCATGTGCCGGAACCGGTAGTACACGTTGTTCATCCCCATCAGGGAGGCCGCCGCGCGGGCGTCCTCGATGACGGGCTCGGCGTTGGCCAGGGCCTTCTTCGCCTCGTTGACGATGGCCTCCTTCAGCCGCTCATTCCGGGCGGCGAAAGCGCACGCAACGGCCACACCCCAGCGCTGCTCGGGGGTGAGGCTGCCACCCTCCAGGACGGCCTGGAGGTTGAGGCGGGTGTCCTTGTGGGCATCCGCGAGCTCGCCGCGGATGACTTCGAGCGAGGCCATGGTGGATTACCCCGCCTTCGCCAGCTTCGAGGTGAGGGTCTCCTCACCCTTCTGCCAGTTGCAGGGGCACAGCTCGTCGGTCTGGAACGCGTCCAGGGTGCGCACCACCTCGGAGACGTTGCGGCCCACCGACAGGTCGTTCACCGACACGTGGCGGATGATGCCCTCGGGGTCGATGATGAAGGTGGCGCGCAGCGCCACGCCCTCCTCCTTGTGGAGGATGCCCAGCGCGTTGCACAGCTCGTGCTTCAGGTCCGCCAGCATGGGGAAGGGCAGGTTCTTCAGGTCCGCGTGGTGCGTGCGCCACGCGTGGTGCACGAACTCGCTGTCGGTGCTCAGGCCGAGCACCTGCGCGTCGCGGTCATTGAAGTCCTTGTTCTTCTTCCCGAACTCGGCGATCTCGGTCGGGCAGATGAAGGTGAAGTCCTTGGGCCACGCAAACAGGATGATCCACTTTCCCTTGTAGGTGTCCTGGTTGATGGTCGCGAACTCCTTGCCCTTCTCGAGGCTCACGGTGGCCTTCACGGAGAAATTCGGAAGCTTGTCGCCAACGGTCAGCATGGTGTGTGACTCCGGGGGGTAAGGGCCCGTCCCCAAGACGGGCCGAAAGTTGATGCGTCAGGTACCACTAGAGCAGGGGTCGTGCCAGAAAAACGGCCTCAATCTATTCAAGAGGTTACGCGAGCAGCCTCTCAAAAAGCCCCGCCGGGAAGGTGAATAACGGCATCTCGGTGTGCTTTGCCACTGCAATTTCGGTGGCCACCGACTATTCGTGTGCCATGGTGGACGATTCCAAGGCCATGGTTGCCTCCGCTCCGGGACTCCTGGAGGACAAGGACTTGCTGGAGCTGGCCAGTGCCGAGCCCTCCGTGACGGAGCTGCTCCGGCGGGGTCTGGACTGGGTAACGCGCATCGCCCGCTTTGATCTGGCGACGCTCTTTTTGTTGAAGAATGCCCGCCTGGTGGCCGTGGCTGCGCGCGGGCCACTGGCCAACGCCCAGGTGCGGGGCCACGTGCTCGAGCTGGCGCACTTTCCCCAGGTCCGCCAGGCCTTGGAAACGCGCCGGGCGCGCGCCTTCACCGAAGAGGACCACACGGGGGAGGGGGATCCGTTCGACGGGGTGCTGGACCTGCCGCCGGGCCACTCCTGCATGGTGGTGCCGCTGTGCTCGGGCGAGCGGTGCTACGGCGTGCTCACCCTGGACCGGGCCGAGTGCGAGACGTACGCCCCCTCGGTGGTGGAGCTCGTCGAGGTGTATGGGCAGATCCTGGCCACCGCCCTCCAGAGCGCCGAGCAGCGGGCCGTCCTGGAGCGGATGCACCGGCAGGACCGCGAGCACGCGAAGCTGCTGGAGTCCGAGCTGGGCAGGGACTCGGAGGGCATCCTCGAGTCGAGCCTGAGCCCGGTGATGCGCGATCTGGCGCGGCGGGCCCGCCAGGTGGCGGAGACGGACACGCCGGTGCTGCTCCTGGGCGAGACGGGCACGGGCAAGGAGCGCCTGGCCCGGGCCATTCACCGCTGGAGCGCCCGGGCGGATCAGCCCTTCGTCACCCTCAACTGCGCGGCCATTCCGGCGGGCCTGTTGGAGAGCGAGCTCTTTGGCCACGTGAAGGGCGCCT from Stigmatella aurantiaca encodes:
- a CDS encoding MFS transporter; protein product: MASPTGPSHPLSVFRHRDFRLYQLARLCAVLAVQIESVAIGWQVYEMTGSALALGYTGLAQFVPFFAFALIGGQLADRVDRRAILVVCQAVMLVCSLLLLVFSLGHIQDVRFVYGVLMLFGTARAFYAPAGSALTPRLVPAEDLTRAVAINSTSWQVATIAGPAVGGLLYGWAGAEGAYIGSASLCALSVLWTVSLKVRTGRSSNSSFSVESVLAGFRFLRRQRVLLGSITLDLFAVLFGGAVALLPIYARDVLHTGPWGMGLLRSAPALGAAAVAVVLASRPLGRRAGWKMFISVGIFGLATLAFGLSRWLPLSVVALVVAGAADMVSVVVRGTLEMVATPDEMRGRVGAVNMMCVGASNELGEFRAGAFAEHLGPVAAVVSGALGTLVVVALWATAFPELRRVDDLEQAAREPLPGEEPPAAASAH
- a CDS encoding GvpL/GvpF family gas vesicle protein, which encodes MARPPVRKGSSRTAKRPAKRQPPPAVEPPRPVAEPEPLRAALPASEGLIPAHGVYVYGVLRTEEALRFGPIGLGVPPAEVSTLVYRGLGAVVSKGPLGVPDPTRDNVLTHHRVQEAVLREHTLLPTAFGLTFPSPEDVTALLRAAHDAFSGVLTRLEGHVELGLKVLWDQDRVARELELADAELGRLALQPPGSPGHLEYARKLEGALQERARREGEALVDALRPVAAAARVVSPVGERMMLNAVFLVAREREAAFDARVKSLAANHAMLTFQFTGPWAPYHFADIRLRLTREEPPKNR
- a CDS encoding response regulator, whose product is MSNPPGEGLKPLVLVVDDYQDAREMYAEYLEFSGFRVAEAKNGAEALDKAFELLPDVILMDLSLPVIDGWEATRRLKSDERTKTIPVVALTGHALTGQPGGAQDAGCDSFVIKPCLPDALVEEVKRMLAGRKTLPAR
- a CDS encoding PAS domain-containing sensor histidine kinase, coding for MSSPAPLMPSSPLPEEPSPAGTPAASADQVILMRLLDAVTDPLLFTTEAGHLRVANARARELLVAEAGASEGHRRAVELNQHLFTTALASAATGGASTVRRRELSLVDPQQGTDLLFELVTTPMREADGVQGVMSVLRNVTDLGRATQALGESYRRLRASEQEARSERLRLDLILDSVPNPIILTDPSGSMVLMNDPAERLFSTPADSGEAARRRVRTNDAHFSSFLSHLLSQGGARRWRGELQLVEPSTGAPLPMEAVASKVLTDQGETASIVTLLNDRTETREKARLLEQLKTASSELEAKVHTATAELAEQNEKLRRQALQLEQASAAKSQFLANMSHEFRTPLNAILGYTNMLLQGVSGEMMPTQKRNLQRIDSNGRHLLQVINEILDITRIEAGRMPLNLSDFEMPELLQEVMAELDPIIARTKLGVDTALPSKLPEVHSDRQKVKQIVLNLLSNALKFTHEGSIQVTAEYQAPLSLVLISVKDTGIGIAPEHQEKIFEDFQQVDSSPTRAYGGTGLGLSICRRLAAMLGGRITVQSALGQGSTFTLHLPRRTRRT
- a CDS encoding FAD-dependent oxidoreductase; the protein is MKEERINPSLWTTTAHGRRFPVLPGDVTVDVVVIGGGIAGLTTAWLLKKAGKKVAVLEMNRILTGQTGQTTAHLTELLDTPYDTLRSDFGERGARMAAASSRASIEQIASIVKELNIDCGFQRLPLYRYAETDAQLRELEKEITAAQEAGLMVRFTRDTPLPLPVKGALRLEDQAQFHPRQYLLALAERIEGDGCYIFEDTRVVDVQDGTPCRAVTDRGTVTAGDVVEATHSPLNRVFMQTKVYPYRSYAVAGPLEGPLEQCLYYDSQDPYHYIRTQRVDGVNYVIVGGEDHKVGTEEDTEQHFAALEAYTLRCLPVSKLTHRWSGQVIEPADGLAYIGRNSASHHTWVATGFSGTGMTWGTLAGMIISDLILGRQNPYAALYDATRVKVRAGAKDFIQENAEVAFRFVADRLSRPDGHALSEVAPGEGKILEVSGQKVAVYREEGGACHAVSPVCTHLGCHVHWNNAERSWDCPCHGARFSPTGKVLNGPAVKDLASKKLPPEASTSSDGETP
- a CDS encoding hemerythrin domain-containing protein, which encodes MNAIELLEDQHEEVKKLFKKYEGLKEGADAERQELFEKIADRLSAHATIEELYFYPSVKAARTEDKLYEAVEEHLAAKRIIADLLQMEPDSEYFDAKMKVLQESIEHHVEEEEEDLFPKVRKLLNEEQLLVLGIQMKEEFDELMEAEPRYETPMQTDAAAPL
- a CDS encoding DNA-3-methyladenine glycosylase family protein — its product is MAATSRAAASLPESFTVSARRALARADPTLGALMRKVGPFRLQLKPLLSPFEALAESIVYQQLHGRAAAAIFARLCERVGSGVGLTPEALLATSDEALRAAGLSGAKAAALKDLAEKTRAGTVPSLAQVRRLSDETLIERFTEVRGIGQWTVEMLLIFRLGRPDVLPVDDYAIRKAFMLLQGLEASPRPKELLAHGERWRPWRSVASWYLWRSLELPEVQEAARWAKKD